From Plectropomus leopardus isolate mb chromosome 4, YSFRI_Pleo_2.0, whole genome shotgun sequence, the proteins below share one genomic window:
- the chrna6 gene encoding neuronal acetylcholine receptor subunit alpha-6 has product METNLWLRHIWNDYKLRWKPAEFDGIEFIRVPSNKIWRPDIVLYNNAVGDFLVEDKTKALLKFDGTITWVPPAIFKSSCPMDITYFPFDYQNCSMKFGSWTYDKAKIDLVLIGSKVNLKDFWESGEWEIIDAPGYKHDIKYNCCEEIYPDITYSFYIRRLPLFYTINLIIPCLLISFLTVLVFYLPSDCGEKVTLCISVLLSLTVFLLVITETIPSTSLVIPLIGEYLLFTMIFVTLSIVITVFVLNVHYRTPMTHTMPSWVRSVFLKVLPRIMLMRRPIDEDTKAGGLDSSGEAGGAGGGGGGGGGKGGKKRKNSLMQQVGGGSLNCLEFGDSKLSSVEGCTGKKCPCPCQHGKETPETPDMGKISRQLSPQSINTVVAFSVVSPEIKQAIESVKYIAENMRSRNKAKEVEDDWKYVAMVIDRIFLWVFVTVCVLGTVGLFLQPLCGFVS; this is encoded by the exons ATGGAAACAAATTTATGGCTCAGACAT ATTTGGAACGACTACAAGCTGCGGTGGAAGCCGGCAGAGTTTGACGGGATTGAGTTCATTAGAGTCCCATCGAACAAGATCTGGAGACCCGACATCGTGCTCTACAACAA TGCTGTAGGTGATTTCCTGGTGGAGGATAAGACCAAGGCTCTGCTGAAGTTTGATGGCACCATCACCTGGGTTCCTCCAGCCATTTTCAAGTCCTCCTGCCCCATGGACATCACCTACTTCCCCTTCGACTATCAGAACTGCTCCATGAAGTTCGGCTCCTGGACGTACGACAAAGCCAAGATTGACCTGGTACTTATAGGATCGAAG GTGAACCTGAAAGACTTCTGGGAAAGTGGCGAGTGGGAAATCATCGATGCCCCAGGCTACAAACATGACATCAAGTACAACTGCTGCGAGGAGATCTACCCAGACATCACTTACTCCTTCTACATCCGGCGGCTGCCACTCTTCTACACCATCAACCTCATCATCCCCTGCCTCCTCATCTCTTTCCTCACAGTGCTGGTTTTCTATCTCCCGTCCGACTGTGGAGAGAAGGTCACGCTCTGTATCTCCGTCCTGCTCTCCCTCACTGTGTTCCTGCTCGTTATCACGGAGACCATCCCCTCCACGTCGCTGGTCATCCCGCTCATTGGAGAGTACCTGCTCTTCACAATGATATTTGTCACGCTCAGCATCGTCATCACCGTGTTCGTGCTCAACGTACACTACCGCACGCCAATGACCCACACTATGCCGAGTTGGGTGCGCTCTGTGTTTCTTAAAGTGCTGCCGAGGATTATGCTGATGCGGAGACCGATTGATGAAGACACCAAGGCTGGGGGGTTGGACAGCAGTGGGGAggcaggaggagctggagggggaggaggaggcggaggagggaaaggaggaaagaaaaggaagaataGCTTGATGCAG CAGGTTGGAGGAGGCTCTCTGAACTGTCTGGAGTTTGGGGACAGTAAGCTTTCATCTGTTGAGGGCTGCACTGGGAAGAAATGCCCTTGCCCCTGCCAGCACGGGAAGGAGACCCCAGAAACACCAGATATGGGGAAGATATCCCGCCAGCTGAGTCCACAGAGCATCAACACGGTGGTGGCCTTTTCTGTGGTGTCACCTGAGATCAAGCAGGCCATCGAGAGCGTCAAGTACATCGCTGAGAACATGAGGAGTCGCAACAAGGCCAAAGAA GTGGAGGATGACTGGAAGTACGTCGCCATGGTGATCGATAGAATCTTCCTTTGGGTGTTTGTGACGGTGTGCGTCCTGGGAACCGTGGGCCTCTTCCTCCAGCCGCTTTGTGGCTTCGTCTCATAA